The following are encoded together in the Candidatus Aminicenantes bacterium genome:
- the purD gene encoding phosphoribosylamine--glycine ligase has protein sequence MKILVVGSGGREHALAWKLAQSSKTSGLYVAPGNGGTRLVAENVPIPDHDSAKLADFALQAGIGLTVVGPEVPLSLGLVDEFERKGLRVFGPSRKAAELESSKAFSKRFMERHKIPTGRFKIAETADKARAVLRSGELGWPVVLKADGLAAGKGVIIAKTPEEAEAAVRTVMVERRFGSAGDLLLIEEFLRGRETSFIVISDGTQVLPLVTTMDHKAATDGGQGPNTGGMGTISPSPHLNKALFAEVMSAIVLPTVTRMKEEGRLYKGALYCGLMLTAEGPKVLEYNCRFGDPETQPQMLRLESDLVDILNAAIDGNVLGNEVRWAEKAAGCVIMASGGYPGPYEKGRVITGLEAAAARPGLAIFHAGTHYDNGTYRTSGGRVLGVCASGRTLQGAMDRIYAAAAEIKFEGAHYRRDIGREAEPA, from the coding sequence ATGAAGATCCTGGTCGTCGGCTCCGGCGGCCGTGAGCACGCCCTGGCCTGGAAGCTTGCCCAGAGCTCCAAGACGAGCGGGCTGTACGTAGCCCCGGGGAACGGCGGCACTCGGTTGGTGGCTGAAAACGTCCCGATCCCCGACCATGACTCGGCCAAGCTGGCCGACTTCGCCCTCCAGGCCGGCATCGGCCTGACCGTCGTCGGCCCGGAAGTCCCGCTCTCGCTGGGGCTGGTCGACGAATTCGAGCGCAAGGGCCTGCGCGTCTTCGGGCCGTCGCGCAAGGCCGCGGAGCTCGAGAGCAGCAAGGCCTTTTCCAAGCGGTTCATGGAGCGGCACAAGATCCCAACCGGCCGCTTCAAGATCGCCGAGACGGCGGACAAGGCCCGGGCCGTCCTGCGCTCGGGCGAGCTTGGCTGGCCGGTTGTCCTCAAGGCCGATGGGCTGGCCGCCGGCAAGGGCGTCATCATCGCCAAGACGCCCGAGGAGGCCGAGGCGGCCGTGCGGACCGTCATGGTCGAGCGCCGGTTCGGGAGCGCCGGCGACCTCCTGCTGATTGAGGAGTTCCTGCGCGGCCGGGAGACTTCCTTCATCGTCATCTCGGACGGAACCCAGGTTCTGCCTTTGGTGACGACCATGGACCACAAGGCGGCCACCGACGGCGGGCAGGGCCCCAATACGGGCGGCATGGGGACCATCTCCCCTTCGCCCCACCTGAACAAGGCGCTGTTCGCCGAGGTCATGAGCGCCATCGTCCTGCCCACCGTCACCCGGATGAAGGAGGAGGGCCGGCTCTATAAGGGTGCCCTCTACTGCGGGCTGATGCTGACTGCGGAGGGGCCCAAGGTGCTCGAGTATAACTGCCGTTTCGGCGATCCCGAGACCCAGCCCCAGATGCTGCGCCTGGAAAGCGATCTGGTCGACATCCTCAATGCGGCCATCGACGGAAACGTCCTGGGCAACGAGGTGCGCTGGGCCGAGAAGGCCGCCGGCTGCGTCATTATGGCCTCGGGCGGCTACCCGGGCCCGTATGAAAAAGGCCGCGTCATCACCGGGCTGGAAGCAGCCGCGGCGCGCCCGGGCCTCGCGATCTTCCACGCCGGGACCCATTATGATAACGGGACCTATCGGACGAGCGGTGGGCGCGTTCTGGGCGTTTGCGCGTCCGGGCGGACGCTGCAGGGCGCCATGGATCGCATCTATGCGGCCGCGGCCGAGATCAAGTTTGAGGGGGCCCATTACCGACGCGACATCGGCCGGGAAGCCGAGCCCGCCTGA